From Larus michahellis chromosome 8, bLarMic1.1, whole genome shotgun sequence, one genomic window encodes:
- the LOC141747597 gene encoding phosphatidylinositol N-acetylglucosaminyltransferase subunit Q-like isoform X4 encodes MVLKVFFPSCCASAESGILIGRWISEQNSAVILAVIHFPFIPVQVKQYLSEVQRVTKVSVSVLGSWSNSKWEKEESLSEFLEDLGTIFSHEPWIQISKEGDSKFWSCSTLQKNSNNPKEEEIILVYYDQRKVMLSHLHPPLDTAASTDHKAEDASKLSAIFDTVAKSKILFMTDRYDDGPIKLTHWQSDGIEASIIVELMKQASVPACMLLTFLLSLVSGVCRSRKANIFVSLLIDVALGLLLISWLYRKNRIGHLADTLIPVADHVAEELQDLLQWLMGAPAGLKMNRALDQVLGRFFLYHIHLWISYIHLMSPFIEMILWYVGLSACLGLTVALCILSDIIALLTFHIYCFYVYGARLYCLKIYGLSSLWRLFRGKKWNVLRQRVDSCSYDLDQLFIGTLLFTILLFLLPTTALYYLVFTLLRLLVVIVQGLIHLLVDLIDSLPLYSVILRLCRSYRLADQPPVVWQCGTDIQAANLQLLPQGFLDIPLQEAVPWRAHLPLETQRREAGLKTAKELERLGQENRLNPNSFGPKASQSQRLLDPFN; translated from the exons ATGGTACTTAAGGTCTTCTTTCCCTCGTGCTGCGCCTCGGCGGAAAGCGGCATTTTGATCGGCCGCTGGATCTCGGAACAGAACTCCGCTGTCATCCTCGCCGTGATCCATTTCCCTTTTATTCCTGTCCAGGTGAAGCAGTATCTCAGTGAGGTCCAGCGGGTGACTAAAGTCAGTGTTTCTGTGCTCGGCTCCTGGAGCAACAGCAaatgggagaaagaagagagTCTGAGTGAGTTCTTGGAAGACCTTGGCACAATATTCTCCCATGAGCCGTGGATTCAGATAAGCAAAGAGGGAGACAGCAAATTCTGGAGCTGTTCTACCCTTCAGAAAAACTCTAACAACccaaaggaggaagaaatcatCTTAGTGTACTACGACCAGCGCAAAGTCATGCTTTCCCATCTACATCCCCCTTTGGACACAGCTGCCTCCACCGACCACAAGGCAGAGGATGCTTCAAAGCTCTCTGCCATCTTTGACACAGTTGCCAAGAGTAAGATACTGTTCATGACGGACAGATACGATGATGGGCCCATCAAGTTGACCCACTGGCAGTCAGATGGCATTGAGGCGAGTATCATCGTGGAGCTGATGAAGCAGGCCTCCGTGCCGGCGTGCATGCTGCTGACATTCCTGCTGTCACTCGTCTCTGGGGTCTGCAGGAGCAG GAAAGCCAACATCTTCGTCTCTCTGCTGATTGATGTGGCTCTGGGGTTGCTGCTGATATCCTGGCTGTACCGAAAGAACCGAATTGGTCACCTTGCTGATACCCTCATCCCTGTGGCTGAT CACGTAGCTGAAGAGCTCCAGGACCTGCTCCAGTGGCTAATGGGAGCACCAGCAGGACTGAAAATGAACCGAGCTTTGGATCAGGTTTTGGGCCGCTTCTTCCTTTACCACATCCATCTTTGGATTA GCTACATTCACCTGATGTCCCCGTTCATTGAGATGATCCTCTGGTACGTTGGGCTGTCGGCTTGTCTGGGCCTGACCGTGGCTCTCTGCATCCTCTCCGACATCATTGCACTTCTCACCTTCCACATCTACTGCTTCTATGTCTACGGAGCCAG GCTCTACTGCCTCAAGATTTACGGCCTGTCATCTCTCTGGCGCTTGTTCCGTGGGAAGAAGTGGAACGTCCTCCGGCAGCGGGTGGATTCCTGCTCCTATGACTTGGACCAG ttatTTATTGGCACTTTGCTGTTTACAATCCTGCTGTTCCTCCTGCCTACAACCGCACTATATTATTTGGTGTTCACCCTG CTCCGCTTGCTGGTGGTGATCGTGCAAGGCCTGATACACTTGCTGGTTGACCTGATCGACTCCCTGCCTCTTTATTCAGTCATCCTTCGGCTCTGCAGATCCTACAGACTGGCGG ATCAACCCCCTGTCGTATGGCAGTGTGGTACAGACATACAGGCTGCCAACCTACAGCTGCTACCCCAAGGATTCCTGGACATCCCTCTGCAAGAAGCTGTTCCTTGGAGAGCTCATCTACCCTTGGAAACACAAAGGAGAGAAGCAGGACTAAAGACAGCAAAAGAGCTTGAAAGACTCGGTCAGGAAAACAGATTGAATCCTAATTCTTTTGGACCAAAGGCATCTCAGAGCCAGCGGCTGCTGGATCCCTTTAATTAG
- the LOC141747597 gene encoding phosphatidylinositol N-acetylglucosaminyltransferase subunit Q-like isoform X1, whose amino-acid sequence MVLKVFFPSCCASAESGILIGRWISEQNSAVILAVIHFPFIPVQVKQYLSEVQRVTKVSVSVLGSWSNSKWEKEESLSEFLEDLGTIFSHEPWIQISKEGDSKFWSCSTLQKNSNNPKEEEIILVYYDQRKVMLSHLHPPLDTAASTDHKAEDASKLSAIFDTVAKSKILFMTDRYDDGPIKLTHWQSDGIEASIIVELMKQASVPACMLLTFLLSLVSGVCRSRVLKFWPLSFLWSKLSTCEQLGHRLQHLQVISSNKKAQNQTQLMRKANIFVSLLIDVALGLLLISWLYRKNRIGHLADTLIPVADHVAEELQDLLQWLMGAPAGLKMNRALDQVLGRFFLYHIHLWISYIHLMSPFIEMILWYVGLSACLGLTVALCILSDIIALLTFHIYCFYVYGARLYCLKIYGLSSLWRLFRGKKWNVLRQRVDSCSYDLDQLFIGTLLFTILLFLLPTTALYYLVFTLLRLLVVIVQGLIHLLVDLIDSLPLYSVILRLCRSYRLADQPPVVWQCGTDIQAANLQLLPQGFLDIPLQEAVPWRAHLPLETQRREAGLKTAKELERLGQENRLNPNSFGPKASQSQRLLDPFN is encoded by the exons ATGGTACTTAAGGTCTTCTTTCCCTCGTGCTGCGCCTCGGCGGAAAGCGGCATTTTGATCGGCCGCTGGATCTCGGAACAGAACTCCGCTGTCATCCTCGCCGTGATCCATTTCCCTTTTATTCCTGTCCAGGTGAAGCAGTATCTCAGTGAGGTCCAGCGGGTGACTAAAGTCAGTGTTTCTGTGCTCGGCTCCTGGAGCAACAGCAaatgggagaaagaagagagTCTGAGTGAGTTCTTGGAAGACCTTGGCACAATATTCTCCCATGAGCCGTGGATTCAGATAAGCAAAGAGGGAGACAGCAAATTCTGGAGCTGTTCTACCCTTCAGAAAAACTCTAACAACccaaaggaggaagaaatcatCTTAGTGTACTACGACCAGCGCAAAGTCATGCTTTCCCATCTACATCCCCCTTTGGACACAGCTGCCTCCACCGACCACAAGGCAGAGGATGCTTCAAAGCTCTCTGCCATCTTTGACACAGTTGCCAAGAGTAAGATACTGTTCATGACGGACAGATACGATGATGGGCCCATCAAGTTGACCCACTGGCAGTCAGATGGCATTGAGGCGAGTATCATCGTGGAGCTGATGAAGCAGGCCTCCGTGCCGGCGTGCATGCTGCTGACATTCCTGCTGTCACTCGTCTCTGGGGTCTGCAGGAGCAG GGTGCTGAAGTTTTGGCCTTTGTCTTTCCTATGGAGCAAACTCTCAACTTGTGAGCAGCTGGGACATCGCCTGCAGCACCTCCAGGTCATCAGCAGCAACAAGAAGGCTCAAAACCAGACTCAGCTAATGAG GAAAGCCAACATCTTCGTCTCTCTGCTGATTGATGTGGCTCTGGGGTTGCTGCTGATATCCTGGCTGTACCGAAAGAACCGAATTGGTCACCTTGCTGATACCCTCATCCCTGTGGCTGAT CACGTAGCTGAAGAGCTCCAGGACCTGCTCCAGTGGCTAATGGGAGCACCAGCAGGACTGAAAATGAACCGAGCTTTGGATCAGGTTTTGGGCCGCTTCTTCCTTTACCACATCCATCTTTGGATTA GCTACATTCACCTGATGTCCCCGTTCATTGAGATGATCCTCTGGTACGTTGGGCTGTCGGCTTGTCTGGGCCTGACCGTGGCTCTCTGCATCCTCTCCGACATCATTGCACTTCTCACCTTCCACATCTACTGCTTCTATGTCTACGGAGCCAG GCTCTACTGCCTCAAGATTTACGGCCTGTCATCTCTCTGGCGCTTGTTCCGTGGGAAGAAGTGGAACGTCCTCCGGCAGCGGGTGGATTCCTGCTCCTATGACTTGGACCAG ttatTTATTGGCACTTTGCTGTTTACAATCCTGCTGTTCCTCCTGCCTACAACCGCACTATATTATTTGGTGTTCACCCTG CTCCGCTTGCTGGTGGTGATCGTGCAAGGCCTGATACACTTGCTGGTTGACCTGATCGACTCCCTGCCTCTTTATTCAGTCATCCTTCGGCTCTGCAGATCCTACAGACTGGCGG ATCAACCCCCTGTCGTATGGCAGTGTGGTACAGACATACAGGCTGCCAACCTACAGCTGCTACCCCAAGGATTCCTGGACATCCCTCTGCAAGAAGCTGTTCCTTGGAGAGCTCATCTACCCTTGGAAACACAAAGGAGAGAAGCAGGACTAAAGACAGCAAAAGAGCTTGAAAGACTCGGTCAGGAAAACAGATTGAATCCTAATTCTTTTGGACCAAAGGCATCTCAGAGCCAGCGGCTGCTGGATCCCTTTAATTAG
- the LOC141747597 gene encoding phosphatidylinositol N-acetylglucosaminyltransferase subunit Q-like isoform X5 codes for MVKQYLSEVQRVTKVSVSVLGSWSNSKWEKEESLSEFLEDLGTIFSHEPWIQISKEGDSKFWSCSTLQKNSNNPKEEEIILVYYDQRKVMLSHLHPPLDTAASTDHKAEDASKLSAIFDTVAKSKILFMTDRYDDGPIKLTHWQSDGIEASIIVELMKQASVPACMLLTFLLSLVSGVCRSRVLKFWPLSFLWSKLSTCEQLGHRLQHLQVISSNKKAQNQTQLMRKANIFVSLLIDVALGLLLISWLYRKNRIGHLADTLIPVADHVAEELQDLLQWLMGAPAGLKMNRALDQVLGRFFLYHIHLWISYIHLMSPFIEMILWYVGLSACLGLTVALCILSDIIALLTFHIYCFYVYGARLYCLKIYGLSSLWRLFRGKKWNVLRQRVDSCSYDLDQLFIGTLLFTILLFLLPTTALYYLVFTLLRLLVVIVQGLIHLLVDLIDSLPLYSVILRLCRSYRLAAGVKFRVLEQQDGKPLRLLMQINPLSYGSVVQTYRLPTYSCYPKDSWTSLCKKLFLGELIYPWKHKGEKQD; via the exons ATG GTGAAGCAGTATCTCAGTGAGGTCCAGCGGGTGACTAAAGTCAGTGTTTCTGTGCTCGGCTCCTGGAGCAACAGCAaatgggagaaagaagagagTCTGAGTGAGTTCTTGGAAGACCTTGGCACAATATTCTCCCATGAGCCGTGGATTCAGATAAGCAAAGAGGGAGACAGCAAATTCTGGAGCTGTTCTACCCTTCAGAAAAACTCTAACAACccaaaggaggaagaaatcatCTTAGTGTACTACGACCAGCGCAAAGTCATGCTTTCCCATCTACATCCCCCTTTGGACACAGCTGCCTCCACCGACCACAAGGCAGAGGATGCTTCAAAGCTCTCTGCCATCTTTGACACAGTTGCCAAGAGTAAGATACTGTTCATGACGGACAGATACGATGATGGGCCCATCAAGTTGACCCACTGGCAGTCAGATGGCATTGAGGCGAGTATCATCGTGGAGCTGATGAAGCAGGCCTCCGTGCCGGCGTGCATGCTGCTGACATTCCTGCTGTCACTCGTCTCTGGGGTCTGCAGGAGCAG GGTGCTGAAGTTTTGGCCTTTGTCTTTCCTATGGAGCAAACTCTCAACTTGTGAGCAGCTGGGACATCGCCTGCAGCACCTCCAGGTCATCAGCAGCAACAAGAAGGCTCAAAACCAGACTCAGCTAATGAG GAAAGCCAACATCTTCGTCTCTCTGCTGATTGATGTGGCTCTGGGGTTGCTGCTGATATCCTGGCTGTACCGAAAGAACCGAATTGGTCACCTTGCTGATACCCTCATCCCTGTGGCTGAT CACGTAGCTGAAGAGCTCCAGGACCTGCTCCAGTGGCTAATGGGAGCACCAGCAGGACTGAAAATGAACCGAGCTTTGGATCAGGTTTTGGGCCGCTTCTTCCTTTACCACATCCATCTTTGGATTA GCTACATTCACCTGATGTCCCCGTTCATTGAGATGATCCTCTGGTACGTTGGGCTGTCGGCTTGTCTGGGCCTGACCGTGGCTCTCTGCATCCTCTCCGACATCATTGCACTTCTCACCTTCCACATCTACTGCTTCTATGTCTACGGAGCCAG GCTCTACTGCCTCAAGATTTACGGCCTGTCATCTCTCTGGCGCTTGTTCCGTGGGAAGAAGTGGAACGTCCTCCGGCAGCGGGTGGATTCCTGCTCCTATGACTTGGACCAG ttatTTATTGGCACTTTGCTGTTTACAATCCTGCTGTTCCTCCTGCCTACAACCGCACTATATTATTTGGTGTTCACCCTG CTCCGCTTGCTGGTGGTGATCGTGCAAGGCCTGATACACTTGCTGGTTGACCTGATCGACTCCCTGCCTCTTTATTCAGTCATCCTTCGGCTCTGCAGATCCTACAGACTGGCGG ctgGTGTGAAGTTCAGAGTCCTTGAGCAGCAGGATGGAAAACCTCTTCGACTCCTTATGCAG ATCAACCCCCTGTCGTATGGCAGTGTGGTACAGACATACAGGCTGCCAACCTACAGCTGCTACCCCAAGGATTCCTGGACATCCCTCTGCAAGAAGCTGTTCCTTGGAGAGCTCATCTACCCTTGGAAACACAAAGGAGAGAAGCAGGACTAA
- the LOC141747597 gene encoding phosphatidylinositol N-acetylglucosaminyltransferase subunit Q-like isoform X6 gives MVLKVFFPSCCASAESGILIGRWISEQNSAVILAVIHFPFIPVQVKQYLSEVQRVTKVSVSVLGSWSNSKWEKEESLSEFLEDLGTIFSHEPWIQISKEGDSKFWSCSTLQKNSNNPKEEEIILVYYDQRKVMLSHLHPPLDTAASTDHKAEDASKLSAIFDTVAKSKILFMTDRYDDGPIKLTHWQSDGIEASIIVELMKQASVPACMLLTFLLSLVSGVCRSRKANIFVSLLIDVALGLLLISWLYRKNRIGHLADTLIPVADHVAEELQDLLQWLMGAPAGLKMNRALDQVLGRFFLYHIHLWISYIHLMSPFIEMILWYVGLSACLGLTVALCILSDIIALLTFHIYCFYVYGARLYCLKIYGLSSLWRLFRGKKWNVLRQRVDSCSYDLDQLFIGTLLFTILLFLLPTTALYYLVFTLLRLLVVIVQGLIHLLVDLIDSLPLYSVILRLCRSYRLAAGVKFRVLEQQDGKPLRLLMQINPLSYGSVVQTYRLPTYSCYPKDSWTSLCKKLFLGELIYPWKHKGEKQD, from the exons ATGGTACTTAAGGTCTTCTTTCCCTCGTGCTGCGCCTCGGCGGAAAGCGGCATTTTGATCGGCCGCTGGATCTCGGAACAGAACTCCGCTGTCATCCTCGCCGTGATCCATTTCCCTTTTATTCCTGTCCAGGTGAAGCAGTATCTCAGTGAGGTCCAGCGGGTGACTAAAGTCAGTGTTTCTGTGCTCGGCTCCTGGAGCAACAGCAaatgggagaaagaagagagTCTGAGTGAGTTCTTGGAAGACCTTGGCACAATATTCTCCCATGAGCCGTGGATTCAGATAAGCAAAGAGGGAGACAGCAAATTCTGGAGCTGTTCTACCCTTCAGAAAAACTCTAACAACccaaaggaggaagaaatcatCTTAGTGTACTACGACCAGCGCAAAGTCATGCTTTCCCATCTACATCCCCCTTTGGACACAGCTGCCTCCACCGACCACAAGGCAGAGGATGCTTCAAAGCTCTCTGCCATCTTTGACACAGTTGCCAAGAGTAAGATACTGTTCATGACGGACAGATACGATGATGGGCCCATCAAGTTGACCCACTGGCAGTCAGATGGCATTGAGGCGAGTATCATCGTGGAGCTGATGAAGCAGGCCTCCGTGCCGGCGTGCATGCTGCTGACATTCCTGCTGTCACTCGTCTCTGGGGTCTGCAGGAGCAG GAAAGCCAACATCTTCGTCTCTCTGCTGATTGATGTGGCTCTGGGGTTGCTGCTGATATCCTGGCTGTACCGAAAGAACCGAATTGGTCACCTTGCTGATACCCTCATCCCTGTGGCTGAT CACGTAGCTGAAGAGCTCCAGGACCTGCTCCAGTGGCTAATGGGAGCACCAGCAGGACTGAAAATGAACCGAGCTTTGGATCAGGTTTTGGGCCGCTTCTTCCTTTACCACATCCATCTTTGGATTA GCTACATTCACCTGATGTCCCCGTTCATTGAGATGATCCTCTGGTACGTTGGGCTGTCGGCTTGTCTGGGCCTGACCGTGGCTCTCTGCATCCTCTCCGACATCATTGCACTTCTCACCTTCCACATCTACTGCTTCTATGTCTACGGAGCCAG GCTCTACTGCCTCAAGATTTACGGCCTGTCATCTCTCTGGCGCTTGTTCCGTGGGAAGAAGTGGAACGTCCTCCGGCAGCGGGTGGATTCCTGCTCCTATGACTTGGACCAG ttatTTATTGGCACTTTGCTGTTTACAATCCTGCTGTTCCTCCTGCCTACAACCGCACTATATTATTTGGTGTTCACCCTG CTCCGCTTGCTGGTGGTGATCGTGCAAGGCCTGATACACTTGCTGGTTGACCTGATCGACTCCCTGCCTCTTTATTCAGTCATCCTTCGGCTCTGCAGATCCTACAGACTGGCGG ctgGTGTGAAGTTCAGAGTCCTTGAGCAGCAGGATGGAAAACCTCTTCGACTCCTTATGCAG ATCAACCCCCTGTCGTATGGCAGTGTGGTACAGACATACAGGCTGCCAACCTACAGCTGCTACCCCAAGGATTCCTGGACATCCCTCTGCAAGAAGCTGTTCCTTGGAGAGCTCATCTACCCTTGGAAACACAAAGGAGAGAAGCAGGACTAA
- the LOC141747597 gene encoding phosphatidylinositol N-acetylglucosaminyltransferase subunit Q-like isoform X2 has protein sequence MVLKVFFPSCCASAESGILIGRWISEQNSAVILAVIHFPFIPVQVKQYLSEVQRVTKVSVSVLGSWSNSKWEKEESLSEFLEDLGTIFSHEPWIQISKEGDSKFWSCSTLQKNSNNPKEEEIILVYYDQRKVMLSHLHPPLDTAASTDHKAEDASKLSAIFDTVAKSKILFMTDRYDDGPIKLTHWQSDGIEASIIVELMKQASVPACMLLTFLLSLVSGVCRSRVLKFWPLSFLWSKLSTCEQLGHRLQHLQVISSNKKAQNQTQLMRKANIFVSLLIDVALGLLLISWLYRKNRIGHLADTLIPVADHVAEELQDLLQWLMGAPAGLKMNRALDQVLGRFFLYHIHLWISYIHLMSPFIEMILWYVGLSACLGLTVALCILSDIIALLTFHIYCFYVYGARLYCLKIYGLSSLWRLFRGKKWNVLRQRVDSCSYDLDQLFIGTLLFTILLFLLPTTALYYLVFTLLRLLVVIVQGLIHLLVDLIDSLPLYSVILRLCRSYRLAAGVKFRVLEQQDGKPLRLLMQINPLSYGSVVQTYRLPTYSCYPKDSWTSLCKKLFLGELIYPWKHKGEKQD, from the exons ATGGTACTTAAGGTCTTCTTTCCCTCGTGCTGCGCCTCGGCGGAAAGCGGCATTTTGATCGGCCGCTGGATCTCGGAACAGAACTCCGCTGTCATCCTCGCCGTGATCCATTTCCCTTTTATTCCTGTCCAGGTGAAGCAGTATCTCAGTGAGGTCCAGCGGGTGACTAAAGTCAGTGTTTCTGTGCTCGGCTCCTGGAGCAACAGCAaatgggagaaagaagagagTCTGAGTGAGTTCTTGGAAGACCTTGGCACAATATTCTCCCATGAGCCGTGGATTCAGATAAGCAAAGAGGGAGACAGCAAATTCTGGAGCTGTTCTACCCTTCAGAAAAACTCTAACAACccaaaggaggaagaaatcatCTTAGTGTACTACGACCAGCGCAAAGTCATGCTTTCCCATCTACATCCCCCTTTGGACACAGCTGCCTCCACCGACCACAAGGCAGAGGATGCTTCAAAGCTCTCTGCCATCTTTGACACAGTTGCCAAGAGTAAGATACTGTTCATGACGGACAGATACGATGATGGGCCCATCAAGTTGACCCACTGGCAGTCAGATGGCATTGAGGCGAGTATCATCGTGGAGCTGATGAAGCAGGCCTCCGTGCCGGCGTGCATGCTGCTGACATTCCTGCTGTCACTCGTCTCTGGGGTCTGCAGGAGCAG GGTGCTGAAGTTTTGGCCTTTGTCTTTCCTATGGAGCAAACTCTCAACTTGTGAGCAGCTGGGACATCGCCTGCAGCACCTCCAGGTCATCAGCAGCAACAAGAAGGCTCAAAACCAGACTCAGCTAATGAG GAAAGCCAACATCTTCGTCTCTCTGCTGATTGATGTGGCTCTGGGGTTGCTGCTGATATCCTGGCTGTACCGAAAGAACCGAATTGGTCACCTTGCTGATACCCTCATCCCTGTGGCTGAT CACGTAGCTGAAGAGCTCCAGGACCTGCTCCAGTGGCTAATGGGAGCACCAGCAGGACTGAAAATGAACCGAGCTTTGGATCAGGTTTTGGGCCGCTTCTTCCTTTACCACATCCATCTTTGGATTA GCTACATTCACCTGATGTCCCCGTTCATTGAGATGATCCTCTGGTACGTTGGGCTGTCGGCTTGTCTGGGCCTGACCGTGGCTCTCTGCATCCTCTCCGACATCATTGCACTTCTCACCTTCCACATCTACTGCTTCTATGTCTACGGAGCCAG GCTCTACTGCCTCAAGATTTACGGCCTGTCATCTCTCTGGCGCTTGTTCCGTGGGAAGAAGTGGAACGTCCTCCGGCAGCGGGTGGATTCCTGCTCCTATGACTTGGACCAG ttatTTATTGGCACTTTGCTGTTTACAATCCTGCTGTTCCTCCTGCCTACAACCGCACTATATTATTTGGTGTTCACCCTG CTCCGCTTGCTGGTGGTGATCGTGCAAGGCCTGATACACTTGCTGGTTGACCTGATCGACTCCCTGCCTCTTTATTCAGTCATCCTTCGGCTCTGCAGATCCTACAGACTGGCGG ctgGTGTGAAGTTCAGAGTCCTTGAGCAGCAGGATGGAAAACCTCTTCGACTCCTTATGCAG ATCAACCCCCTGTCGTATGGCAGTGTGGTACAGACATACAGGCTGCCAACCTACAGCTGCTACCCCAAGGATTCCTGGACATCCCTCTGCAAGAAGCTGTTCCTTGGAGAGCTCATCTACCCTTGGAAACACAAAGGAGAGAAGCAGGACTAA
- the LOC141747597 gene encoding phosphatidylinositol N-acetylglucosaminyltransferase subunit Q-like isoform X3 translates to MVLKVFFPSCCASAESGILIGRWISEQNSAVILAVIHFPFIPVQVKQYLSEVQRVTKVSVSVLGSWSNSKWEKEESLSEFLEDLGTIFSHEPWIQISKEGDSKFWSCSTLQKNSNNPKEEEIILVYYDQRKVMLSHLHPPLDTAASTDHKAEDASKLSAIFDTVAKSKILFMTDRYDDGPIKLTHWQSDGIEASIIVELMKQASVPACMLLTFLLSLVSGVCRSRVLKFWPLSFLWSKLSTCEQLGHRLQHLQVISSNKKAQNQTQLMRKANIFVSLLIDVALGLLLISWLYRKNRIGHLADTLIPVADHVAEELQDLLQWLMGAPAGLKMNRALDQVLGRFFLYHIHLWISYIHLMSPFIEMILWYVGLSACLGLTVALCILSDIIALLTFHIYCFYVYGARLYCLKIYGLSSLWRLFRGKKWNVLRQRVDSCSYDLDQLRLLVVIVQGLIHLLVDLIDSLPLYSVILRLCRSYRLAAGVKFRVLEQQDGKPLRLLMQINPLSYGSVVQTYRLPTYSCYPKDSWTSLCKKLFLGELIYPWKHKGEKQD, encoded by the exons ATGGTACTTAAGGTCTTCTTTCCCTCGTGCTGCGCCTCGGCGGAAAGCGGCATTTTGATCGGCCGCTGGATCTCGGAACAGAACTCCGCTGTCATCCTCGCCGTGATCCATTTCCCTTTTATTCCTGTCCAGGTGAAGCAGTATCTCAGTGAGGTCCAGCGGGTGACTAAAGTCAGTGTTTCTGTGCTCGGCTCCTGGAGCAACAGCAaatgggagaaagaagagagTCTGAGTGAGTTCTTGGAAGACCTTGGCACAATATTCTCCCATGAGCCGTGGATTCAGATAAGCAAAGAGGGAGACAGCAAATTCTGGAGCTGTTCTACCCTTCAGAAAAACTCTAACAACccaaaggaggaagaaatcatCTTAGTGTACTACGACCAGCGCAAAGTCATGCTTTCCCATCTACATCCCCCTTTGGACACAGCTGCCTCCACCGACCACAAGGCAGAGGATGCTTCAAAGCTCTCTGCCATCTTTGACACAGTTGCCAAGAGTAAGATACTGTTCATGACGGACAGATACGATGATGGGCCCATCAAGTTGACCCACTGGCAGTCAGATGGCATTGAGGCGAGTATCATCGTGGAGCTGATGAAGCAGGCCTCCGTGCCGGCGTGCATGCTGCTGACATTCCTGCTGTCACTCGTCTCTGGGGTCTGCAGGAGCAG GGTGCTGAAGTTTTGGCCTTTGTCTTTCCTATGGAGCAAACTCTCAACTTGTGAGCAGCTGGGACATCGCCTGCAGCACCTCCAGGTCATCAGCAGCAACAAGAAGGCTCAAAACCAGACTCAGCTAATGAG GAAAGCCAACATCTTCGTCTCTCTGCTGATTGATGTGGCTCTGGGGTTGCTGCTGATATCCTGGCTGTACCGAAAGAACCGAATTGGTCACCTTGCTGATACCCTCATCCCTGTGGCTGAT CACGTAGCTGAAGAGCTCCAGGACCTGCTCCAGTGGCTAATGGGAGCACCAGCAGGACTGAAAATGAACCGAGCTTTGGATCAGGTTTTGGGCCGCTTCTTCCTTTACCACATCCATCTTTGGATTA GCTACATTCACCTGATGTCCCCGTTCATTGAGATGATCCTCTGGTACGTTGGGCTGTCGGCTTGTCTGGGCCTGACCGTGGCTCTCTGCATCCTCTCCGACATCATTGCACTTCTCACCTTCCACATCTACTGCTTCTATGTCTACGGAGCCAG GCTCTACTGCCTCAAGATTTACGGCCTGTCATCTCTCTGGCGCTTGTTCCGTGGGAAGAAGTGGAACGTCCTCCGGCAGCGGGTGGATTCCTGCTCCTATGACTTGGACCAG CTCCGCTTGCTGGTGGTGATCGTGCAAGGCCTGATACACTTGCTGGTTGACCTGATCGACTCCCTGCCTCTTTATTCAGTCATCCTTCGGCTCTGCAGATCCTACAGACTGGCGG ctgGTGTGAAGTTCAGAGTCCTTGAGCAGCAGGATGGAAAACCTCTTCGACTCCTTATGCAG ATCAACCCCCTGTCGTATGGCAGTGTGGTACAGACATACAGGCTGCCAACCTACAGCTGCTACCCCAAGGATTCCTGGACATCCCTCTGCAAGAAGCTGTTCCTTGGAGAGCTCATCTACCCTTGGAAACACAAAGGAGAGAAGCAGGACTAA